A DNA window from Centroberyx gerrardi isolate f3 chromosome 5, fCenGer3.hap1.cur.20231027, whole genome shotgun sequence contains the following coding sequences:
- the abhd14b gene encoding putative protein-lysine deacylase ABHD14B: MSAVKVTEGSLNVESCKAPLFYRQSEPATGEVRMSVLLLHGIRFSSENWLNIGTLETLAKAGCRAVAIDLPGLGRSKSAEAPAAVGELAPGGFLKEVCERLSLGRVVLISPSLSGMYSLPFLFQHQALVRAYVPVAPICTEKFTAEQYQSIKIPALVVYGDQDTQLGEVSLRNLSHLANHSVVVMKGAGHPCYLDDPDTWHKALTDFLNTL, translated from the exons ATGTCAGCTGTTAAAGTGACAGAGGGGAGTTTGAACGTGGAGTCTTGCAAAGCGCCACTGTTTTACAGACAGAGTGAACCTGCCACAGGGGAAGTCAggatgtcagttttgctacttcATGGCATCCGATTCTCATCAGAAAACTGGCTCAATATTGGCACTCTGGAGACGCTGGCCAAAGCAGGGTGCCGTGCCGTAGCCATCGACCTACCAG GCCTTGGCCGGTCTAAGTCAGCAGAGGCTCCTGCAGCAGTGGGGGAGCTGGCCCCGGGAGGGTTTctgaaggaagtgtgtgagcggCTGAGTCTGGGCCGGGTGGTGCTGATCAGCCCGTCGCTCAGCGGGATGTACTCCCTGCCCTTCCTCTTCCAGCACCAGGCTCTGGTACGGGCCTACGTCCCTGTAGCTCCCATCTGCACCGAGAAGTTCACCGCAGAGCAGTACCAAAGTATAAAG ATCCCGGCTCTGGTTGTTTATGGCGACCAGGACACTCAGCTTGGAGAGGTGTCGCTCCGCAACCTGAGCCATCTGGCCAATCACAGCGTGGTGGTGATGAAAGGAGCAGGACACCCCTGCTACCTGGACGACCCCGACACTTGGCACAAGGCTCTCACAGACTTCCTTAATACGCTGTGA